A stretch of the Acidilobus sp. 7A genome encodes the following:
- the thsA gene encoding thermosome subunit alpha codes for MAQGIPVLILKEGTQRSYGREAMRNNILAAQVLAEMLKTSLGPRGLDKMLIDSFGDVTVTNDGATIVKEMEVQHPAAKLLVEIAKAQDAEVGDGTTSVVVLAGALLEKAEALLEQNIHPSIIIEGYTKAMNKALEILDKIAVPVDVKNDETLKRIAETTIGSKYAGQGPERMKLVDLAVNAIKIVAESTPSGGFNVDLDNIKIEKKKGESLTDSMLVKGIVLDKEVVHPGMPRRVENAKIAVLDAPLEIQKPDITTKIRVSDVDQLDSFLDEETKILRDMVDQIAATGANVVVTQKGIDDVAQHFLAKKGILAVRRAKRSDIEKLAKATGARIVTSVRDLKPESLGEAALVEERKVGNDKMVFIEGAKNPRSVTILLRGANDMLLDEAERNLNDVLHSLRNIMREPKILGGGGAPEVEIAMQLRDYAATIGGKEQLAIEAFADALETIPSVLAESAGADPLDTVMQLRSMHSKGLKFAGVDVLNSKTAEDMLKLNVYEPLLVKKQVIKGASEAAIALLKIDDLIAAAPPKEEKKKEGEEGKESGASPGGSP; via the coding sequence ATGGCCCAAGGGATACCTGTGCTGATACTCAAGGAGGGAACCCAGAGGTCCTACGGCAGGGAGGCCATGAGAAATAACATATTGGCTGCCCAGGTACTGGCTGAAATGCTGAAGACAAGCCTAGGGCCGCGCGGCCTTGACAAGATGCTTATAGACTCGTTTGGGGACGTCACGGTCACCAATGATGGCGCCACAATAGTTAAAGAGATGGAGGTTCAGCACCCAGCTGCCAAGCTGCTAGTCGAGATAGCCAAGGCCCAGGACGCGGAGGTCGGCGACGGCACGACCAGCGTGGTCGTGCTGGCAGGCGCGCTGCTGGAGAAGGCTGAGGCCCTGCTGGAGCAGAACATACACCCCTCGATAATAATTGAGGGCTACACTAAGGCTATGAACAAGGCGCTCGAGATCCTTGACAAGATAGCCGTCCCCGTTGACGTCAAAAATGATGAGACCTTAAAGAGGATAGCGGAGACCACGATAGGGAGCAAGTACGCTGGCCAGGGACCTGAGAGGATGAAGCTTGTCGACCTTGCAGTCAACGCAATAAAGATAGTGGCCGAGTCCACGCCGAGCGGCGGCTTTAACGTAGACCTTGATAACATTAAGATAGAGAAGAAGAAGGGCGAGAGCCTCACGGACTCAATGCTTGTGAAGGGCATAGTGCTTGACAAGGAGGTAGTCCACCCAGGCATGCCAAGGAGGGTTGAGAACGCCAAGATAGCTGTGCTCGACGCTCCACTTGAGATACAGAAGCCCGACATAACCACTAAGATAAGGGTCAGCGATGTTGACCAGCTTGACTCGTTCCTCGACGAGGAGACCAAGATACTTAGGGACATGGTCGACCAGATAGCCGCCACTGGCGCAAATGTTGTGGTTACGCAGAAGGGAATTGACGATGTTGCCCAGCACTTCCTGGCCAAGAAGGGCATACTGGCCGTCAGGAGGGCCAAGAGGAGTGACATAGAGAAGCTCGCCAAGGCCACTGGAGCTAGGATAGTCACCAGTGTGAGGGACCTGAAGCCCGAGAGCCTCGGCGAGGCCGCCCTCGTCGAGGAGAGGAAGGTTGGAAACGACAAGATGGTGTTCATAGAGGGGGCCAAGAACCCGAGGAGCGTCACAATACTGCTCCGTGGAGCCAACGACATGCTACTTGACGAGGCCGAGAGGAACCTGAACGACGTGCTCCACAGCCTCAGGAACATAATGAGGGAGCCCAAGATACTCGGCGGAGGGGGGGCGCCTGAGGTCGAGATTGCAATGCAGCTAAGGGACTACGCCGCCACCATAGGCGGCAAGGAGCAGCTGGCCATAGAGGCCTTCGCAGACGCCCTTGAGACTATACCGAGCGTGCTAGCTGAGAGCGCCGGCGCAGACCCGCTTGACACAGTGATGCAGCTCAGGTCGATGCACAGCAAGGGGCTAAAGTTCGCTGGCGTTGACGTGCTGAATAGCAAGACAGCAGAAGACATGTTAAAGCTTAACGTCTATGAGCCGCTGCTAGTCAAGAAGCAGGTCATAAAGGGAGCATCAGAGGCCGCCATAGCCCTGCTTAAGATAGATGACCTGATAGCCGCGGCGCCGCCAAAGGAGGAGAAGAAGAAGGAAGGGGAGGAGGGCAAGGAAAGCGGCGCTTCGCCAGGCGGCAGCCCTTAG
- a CDS encoding DUF1512 domain-containing protein has translation MAAESALATWVTVVVNILWIALFILFFTGLGNWLQVYWYRADIRSKLSVLGSLADDARKTTLDFLNKNGAQDSAKLLDRLTDFFTIDPVNIEPTDIINRMRHLLNIRDMRFKDVFVQAMPNADDTTRSVASTAAEITSALNLIYKVVRHYLLFGEKTKNIYLIIQLAIMMPQIMQIAQAYRKALDDFLIKVPVGDAAGPMVAVRLAGPEAKWREVTEDTVVAETTFEGRNLIIVKAKGPGSTVGRPGEATEKVIREALAQGRKVSLMVTVDAALKFEGETSGEVAEGVGAAIGDPGPEKIRFERVATEYNIPLRAVIIKMGMDEAILAMKKDVYDGVEKAVERVKQIIREESKEGDTVVVIGVGNTSGVGQG, from the coding sequence GTGGCTGCTGAGAGCGCGCTAGCCACGTGGGTAACCGTTGTTGTAAACATATTGTGGATAGCGCTCTTCATACTGTTCTTCACAGGCTTAGGCAACTGGCTTCAGGTGTATTGGTACAGGGCTGACATAAGGTCTAAGCTGTCCGTACTAGGAAGCCTTGCTGACGACGCCAGAAAGACAACGCTTGACTTCTTAAATAAAAACGGTGCCCAGGACTCAGCTAAGTTGCTTGACAGGCTGACTGATTTCTTCACAATAGATCCTGTCAACATAGAGCCCACGGATATAATCAACAGGATGAGGCACCTTCTAAACATAAGGGACATGAGGTTCAAGGACGTCTTCGTTCAGGCTATGCCTAACGCTGACGACACCACGAGGAGCGTGGCGTCCACCGCAGCTGAGATAACGTCGGCCCTGAACTTAATATACAAGGTTGTCAGACACTACCTGCTCTTCGGCGAGAAGACAAAGAACATATACCTCATAATCCAGCTGGCCATAATGATGCCTCAGATAATGCAGATAGCCCAGGCCTACAGGAAGGCGCTAGATGACTTCCTCATAAAGGTCCCGGTAGGCGACGCCGCAGGTCCGATGGTCGCCGTGAGGCTGGCAGGACCCGAGGCCAAGTGGAGGGAAGTGACAGAGGACACCGTAGTGGCTGAGACCACCTTTGAGGGTCGCAACCTCATAATAGTTAAGGCCAAAGGACCAGGATCAACAGTTGGAAGGCCGGGGGAGGCCACGGAAAAGGTCATCAGGGAGGCACTGGCGCAGGGCAGAAAGGTCTCGCTTATGGTAACAGTTGATGCCGCCCTGAAGTTTGAGGGCGAGACGTCCGGCGAGGTGGCTGAGGGCGTCGGCGCCGCCATAGGCGACCCAGGTCCGGAGAAGATAAGGTTTGAGAGGGTAGCGACTGAGTACAACATACCGCTGAGGGCAGTCATAATCAAGATGGGCATGGATGAGGCTATACTTGCCATGAAAAAGGACGTCTACGATGGCGTTGAGAAGGCCGTTGAGAGGGTGAAGCAGATAATAAGGGAGGAGAGCAAGGAGGGCGACACAGTAGTAGTTATAGGTGTTGGCAACACGTCGGGGGTGGGCCAGGGTTGA
- the map gene encoding type II methionyl aminopeptidase encodes MIGQDEINKILEAGKIGAEARELGASLVKPGASAREICDEIESLIAKRGARPAFPCNFSINEVAAHYSPGIDDDVKVPEKAVVKVDVGASLDGYLSDTAATVAIGSEAFQQLAQAARSALERVINTIRPDVRVYDIGKTIEITIKSAGFRPVRNLTGHTLGRYVLHAGLSIPNYAERTTFYQRLRPGTQVAIEPFATPGRGLVVDGPKAYIYSATGNMPQRVSEDAKNLLEYVLSRFNTLPFAKRWLYPEWKPSEIERTLTELTRARALIEYPILVEASKAPVSQFEHTFLITQDKVIVTTSSP; translated from the coding sequence TTGATAGGCCAGGATGAGATAAATAAGATCCTTGAGGCTGGTAAGATAGGCGCTGAGGCCAGGGAGCTGGGGGCCTCCCTAGTTAAGCCGGGCGCCAGCGCAAGGGAGATATGCGATGAGATCGAGTCGCTTATAGCCAAGAGAGGCGCAAGGCCCGCCTTCCCGTGCAACTTCTCAATTAATGAGGTCGCAGCACACTACTCCCCCGGCATTGACGATGACGTGAAGGTGCCCGAGAAGGCTGTAGTTAAGGTGGACGTCGGCGCCTCCCTTGACGGTTACTTGTCTGACACGGCGGCGACCGTGGCGATAGGCAGTGAGGCCTTCCAGCAGCTGGCCCAGGCCGCCAGGAGCGCCCTCGAGAGGGTCATAAACACCATAAGGCCTGACGTCAGGGTGTATGACATAGGCAAGACTATAGAGATCACCATAAAGTCCGCGGGCTTCAGGCCCGTGAGGAACTTGACCGGCCACACGCTTGGGAGGTACGTCCTTCATGCAGGGCTCTCTATACCTAACTATGCCGAGAGAACAACGTTTTACCAGAGGTTGAGGCCGGGCACTCAGGTTGCAATAGAGCCCTTCGCAACGCCTGGGAGGGGGCTGGTCGTTGACGGCCCTAAGGCCTACATATACTCCGCCACGGGCAACATGCCCCAGAGGGTCTCAGAGGACGCCAAGAACTTGTTGGAGTACGTTTTGTCACGCTTCAACACACTGCCCTTTGCAAAGAGGTGGCTCTACCCTGAGTGGAAGCCCTCGGAGATAGAGAGGACGCTTACAGAGCTGACCAGGGCTAGGGCCCTCATAGAATACCCGATACTCGTAGAGGCCTCAAAGGCACCCGTCTCTCAGTTTGAGCACACGTTCCTCATAACGCAGGACAAGGTGATAGTTACAACCAGCAGCCCTTAG
- a CDS encoding metal-dependent hydrolase: MGYLIYYGHSAFEVNVSGKKILIDPWLSNPLSPVKPESVTGVDYILITHDHDDHLGDTFELLKKNPKAKVVSTFEIANFVAEKVNDESRAIGGNMGGPMVVDDKIKVALVPANHTSTHGSPVGVVIITEDGTLYHAGDTGIMAEMGLIGEVYKPDIAMLPIGGHFTMDHNEAAKAVELLKPKVAVPMHYGTFPMLYGSPEEFSRIVTSRGLPTKVVILRPGERFEFKF, translated from the coding sequence ATGGGGTACCTAATTTACTACGGTCACTCGGCCTTTGAGGTTAACGTCTCAGGGAAGAAGATATTGATAGACCCGTGGCTCTCAAACCCACTGTCCCCTGTGAAGCCTGAGAGCGTGACTGGCGTAGACTATATACTTATAACTCACGATCATGATGATCACCTGGGCGACACGTTCGAGCTGCTTAAGAAAAACCCTAAGGCTAAGGTTGTTAGTACCTTCGAGATAGCCAACTTCGTCGCTGAGAAGGTTAATGACGAGTCAAGGGCTATAGGGGGCAACATGGGCGGCCCCATGGTAGTTGACGACAAAATAAAGGTCGCCTTGGTCCCAGCCAACCACACAAGCACTCATGGGAGCCCCGTGGGCGTTGTAATAATTACAGAGGATGGCACTCTCTACCACGCCGGCGACACTGGCATAATGGCTGAGATGGGGCTCATTGGAGAGGTGTACAAGCCTGACATTGCGATGCTGCCGATAGGTGGCCACTTCACCATGGACCACAACGAGGCAGCCAAGGCTGTGGAACTCCTGAAGCCCAAGGTCGCAGTGCCCATGCACTACGGCACCTTCCCCATGCTCTACGGCAGCCCTGAGGAGTTCAGCAGGATAGTGACCTCCAGGGGGCTGCCGACCAAGGTAGTAATACTGAGGCCAGGGGAGAGGTTCGAGTTTAAGTTTTAA
- a CDS encoding ribosome biogenesis/translation initiation ATPase RLI: MVRVAVIDDDACKPKRCSYQCISVCPVNKSHKGVAIEADTKARAKPVIHEDVCIGCGICVKACPFDAISIVNLPEELDEEAVHRYGVNGFKLFRLPIPKAGQVVGLLGKNGVGKTTALKILSGELRPNLGRVEVKEVPSEDVLRHFRGSELQTYLQKLYNGRLRVAHKVQYVDLVPRYLRGTVRELLKRADERGVAMDLAKEIGLDVVMDRDVRQLSGGELQKTVIVATLSKDADVYMFDEPSSYLDVRERVRVSKLIRSEVKQDKYFIVVEHDLAMLDYLSDNVHVLYGEPGVYGIVSQAYGVRVGINAFLDGYLQSENVRIRSTPIIFTKSLQATKQEAQYKYLEWTQARIRLGTFTLDVMPGYVNSGEVIAVMGPNGIGKTTFIRYLAGDLKAEEGESFTYRELKVSYKPQYIGPEFFPEGMTVADVLRTVNPESVTEGSWLYIELTEKLGLHRLFDREARELSGGEMQKLAIAQSLSREADLYLLDEPSAHLDVEERLAVGKIIRRLTETRKAAAFVAEHDIMMIAMISDRATVFGGSPGIHGVASSPAPLRLGMNDMLSQLGITMRQEKESGRPRINKEGSYLDRLQKAKNVYFEV, translated from the coding sequence ATGGTAAGGGTAGCCGTAATAGATGACGATGCCTGCAAGCCAAAGCGATGTAGCTACCAGTGCATATCGGTCTGCCCAGTAAACAAGAGTCACAAGGGCGTGGCCATAGAGGCCGACACTAAGGCCAGGGCGAAGCCCGTCATACATGAGGACGTCTGCATAGGCTGCGGCATATGCGTGAAGGCGTGTCCCTTCGACGCCATATCAATAGTTAATCTGCCTGAGGAGCTTGATGAGGAGGCCGTACACAGGTACGGTGTCAACGGCTTCAAGCTCTTCAGGCTTCCAATACCAAAGGCGGGCCAAGTAGTAGGCCTCCTGGGCAAGAACGGCGTCGGCAAGACGACGGCGCTTAAGATACTCTCAGGCGAGCTCAGGCCAAACCTCGGCAGGGTTGAAGTTAAGGAGGTGCCTTCTGAGGACGTCCTTAGGCACTTCAGGGGCAGTGAGCTCCAGACGTACCTGCAGAAGCTCTATAACGGCAGGCTGAGGGTGGCGCACAAGGTCCAGTACGTAGACCTCGTGCCGAGGTACCTCAGGGGGACTGTGAGGGAGCTACTGAAGAGGGCCGATGAGCGCGGGGTGGCAATGGACTTAGCCAAGGAGATTGGCCTTGACGTTGTTATGGACAGGGACGTCAGGCAGCTGAGCGGCGGCGAGCTGCAGAAGACTGTGATAGTTGCTACCCTGAGTAAGGATGCTGACGTCTACATGTTTGATGAGCCCAGCAGCTACCTTGACGTGAGGGAGAGGGTTAGGGTTTCAAAGCTCATCAGGTCAGAAGTTAAGCAAGATAAGTACTTCATAGTAGTCGAGCACGACCTTGCAATGCTGGACTACCTGAGCGACAACGTTCACGTGCTGTACGGTGAGCCCGGCGTCTACGGGATAGTCTCTCAGGCCTACGGGGTCAGGGTCGGAATAAACGCGTTCCTTGACGGCTACCTGCAGTCTGAGAACGTCAGAATAAGGAGCACGCCGATAATCTTCACTAAGTCGTTGCAGGCTACGAAGCAGGAGGCCCAGTACAAGTACCTCGAGTGGACTCAGGCAAGGATAAGGCTTGGCACCTTCACCCTTGACGTTATGCCCGGCTACGTAAACAGCGGTGAAGTTATAGCCGTGATGGGACCCAACGGCATAGGTAAGACAACCTTCATAAGGTATTTAGCAGGCGACCTGAAAGCCGAGGAGGGAGAGTCCTTCACCTACAGGGAGCTCAAGGTGAGCTACAAGCCTCAGTACATAGGGCCCGAGTTCTTCCCTGAGGGCATGACGGTCGCCGACGTGCTGAGGACTGTTAACCCTGAGTCTGTGACTGAGGGCAGCTGGCTTTACATAGAGCTCACTGAGAAGCTCGGCCTTCACAGGCTCTTTGACAGGGAGGCCAGGGAGCTCAGCGGGGGTGAGATGCAGAAGCTGGCAATTGCACAGTCTCTCAGTAGGGAGGCAGACCTCTACCTCCTTGATGAGCCCTCTGCGCACCTAGACGTTGAGGAGAGGCTCGCCGTCGGCAAGATAATAAGGAGGCTTACGGAGACCAGGAAGGCAGCCGCCTTCGTCGCTGAGCATGACATAATGATGATAGCCATGATAAGTGACAGGGCCACGGTATTTGGCGGGTCGCCGGGCATCCATGGAGTGGCATCAAGCCCTGCCCCCCTGAGGCTCGGCATGAATGATATGCTCTCCCAGCTTGGGATTACCATGAGGCAGGAGAAGGAGAGCGGGAGGCCAAGGATAAACAAGGAGGGCTCCTACCTGGACAGGCTGCAGAAGGCCAAGAATGTCTACTTCGAGGTTTAA
- a CDS encoding RNA methyltransferase, with product MVGLKLRLVAVGIEGPVNLGYIYRLSRNFDVDELYLVSPSASVTESLRWAARASDEAWEAVVVGNLKEALKGVELSICSSDEVSARDLLRTPITPEQAAELMSSRNGTVALVVGRESVGLTREELALCDLLCTIPASQKYTALNVSNATSIMLYEIYKARARAPPYEPPDAKTVRLAEAYARALTGRVGGDEDEVGLAVRKVLSKATAAEARSLLSLLSKSCSSLGCKEEARRIVEAEGEA from the coding sequence GTGGTTGGGTTGAAGCTGAGGCTTGTCGCTGTTGGCATTGAGGGCCCAGTCAACCTAGGCTACATATACAGGCTGTCCAGGAACTTCGACGTTGATGAGCTTTACCTGGTGAGTCCTTCGGCCAGCGTCACTGAGTCGCTCAGGTGGGCCGCCAGGGCCTCCGATGAGGCGTGGGAGGCCGTCGTAGTGGGCAACCTCAAGGAGGCCCTAAAGGGCGTTGAGCTGAGCATCTGCAGCTCAGACGAGGTCTCCGCGAGGGACCTGCTCAGGACCCCTATTACGCCGGAGCAGGCGGCGGAGCTCATGAGCTCGCGCAACGGCACCGTGGCGCTAGTTGTAGGCAGGGAGAGCGTGGGCCTTACCAGGGAGGAACTGGCCCTCTGCGATCTGCTCTGCACAATCCCTGCGTCCCAGAAGTACACGGCGCTAAACGTCTCCAACGCCACGTCTATCATGCTTTACGAGATATATAAGGCCAGGGCGAGGGCGCCCCCTTACGAGCCCCCGGACGCTAAGACCGTAAGGCTGGCTGAGGCGTACGCCAGGGCCTTAACAGGCAGGGTCGGGGGCGACGAGGACGAGGTAGGGCTAGCCGTCAGGAAGGTGCTCTCCAAGGCCACAGCCGCTGAGGCCAGGTCGCTGCTCAGCCTACTCAGCAAGTCTTGCTCTTCGCTTGGCTGCAAGGAGGAGGCTAGGAGGATAGTGGAGGCTGAGGGCGAAGCTTAA
- the hxlB gene encoding 6-phospho-3-hexuloisomerase: MKEISEFALRAADAIDLSEVDKMVEVLINAYRTKRKALVMGAGRSGLVGKAFAMRLLHLGFNSYVLGETIVPSVSSGDVAIAISGSGRTGLIVEAADAAKKVGTYVIAITTYPESPLGKIADLVVRIPGRSKISKMDDYFARQILGLHEPLAPLGTLFEDTAMLFLDGVIYYLMIKLNVTEEEMRSRHANVEL; encoded by the coding sequence ATGAAGGAAATCTCTGAGTTCGCCCTCAGGGCCGCAGACGCCATAGACTTGAGCGAGGTAGACAAGATGGTAGAGGTGCTCATCAATGCCTATAGAACTAAGCGCAAGGCGCTAGTCATGGGGGCTGGGCGCAGCGGCCTCGTCGGCAAGGCCTTTGCCATGAGGCTTCTGCACCTCGGCTTCAACTCCTACGTGCTGGGCGAGACCATAGTGCCGAGCGTCTCAAGCGGCGACGTCGCCATAGCTATCTCAGGCTCAGGCAGGACGGGCCTCATAGTGGAGGCCGCGGACGCCGCCAAGAAGGTGGGAACCTACGTCATAGCAATAACAACCTACCCTGAGAGCCCCCTGGGCAAGATAGCTGACCTTGTCGTCAGGATACCTGGCAGGTCCAAGATAAGTAAGATGGATGACTACTTCGCCAGGCAGATACTTGGCCTTCACGAGCCGCTGGCCCCCCTCGGCACGCTCTTCGAGGACACAGCTATGCTGTTCCTCGACGGTGTCATCTACTACCTCATGATAAAGCTAAACGTTACCGAGGAGGAGATGAGGAGCAGGCACGCCAACGTTGAGCTCTGA
- a CDS encoding methyltransferase, translating into MADLRWLTVVTPAGPLRVATNDCVYEPSDDSKLAVEALVKLKNMGRRYESLLDLGTGTGLLALAAGTLFSPRRLAAVDISPHSVESARATLGPNALVVQCDAASCLSGEWDLVVLNPPYLPAGDRPWDECSYWQLMAFNEGENHLKLCRAAGRLGREVLVVRSSLSSLDVDSCLRSMGLLKRDVVAERRLFMERLTVELWFRTDVR; encoded by the coding sequence GTGGCTGACCTCAGGTGGCTCACGGTAGTCACCCCAGCGGGCCCCCTAAGGGTTGCAACCAACGACTGCGTCTATGAGCCCAGCGACGACTCGAAGTTAGCAGTTGAGGCTCTCGTGAAGCTGAAGAACATGGGGAGAAGGTATGAGAGCCTCCTCGACCTCGGCACCGGCACGGGACTGTTGGCCCTGGCCGCAGGCACGCTCTTCTCGCCGAGGAGACTTGCAGCCGTTGACATCTCACCACACTCGGTAGAGTCCGCCAGGGCGACTCTCGGCCCCAACGCGCTCGTAGTTCAATGTGACGCGGCGAGCTGCCTCTCAGGCGAGTGGGACCTGGTTGTTCTTAATCCCCCTTACCTGCCCGCTGGGGACAGACCCTGGGACGAGTGCTCCTACTGGCAACTGATGGCCTTCAATGAAGGCGAGAATCACCTGAAACTGTGCAGGGCGGCGGGCAGGCTCGGCAGGGAGGTGCTTGTAGTCAGATCCTCCCTCTCCTCCCTAGACGTAGACAGCTGCCTTAGGTCCATGGGCCTCCTCAAGAGGGATGTGGTAGCTGAGAGAAGACTCTTCATGGAGAGGCTTACCGTGGAGCTGTGGTTTCGCACAGACGTTAGGTAA
- the rsmA gene encoding 16S rRNA (adenine(1518)-N(6)/adenine(1519)-N(6))-dimethyltransferase RsmA: MRYPSDLGQRFLVNEEGVELFLRGLRGAEGADVLEIGPGEGQLTMPVSRIARRLIGVELDSALAEKLSAKVPANVTVIVGDGKAYAEVTRTPVVVSNTPFYLSSTIVARAARNNNVKLMVLGLQLEVAKRAIARPGSELYGRLSVISQVYFRSSLLGVMPSSWFRPTPKVDAAVLRMERIMAWDSVGEALEAVTRCLFSYRNKLARRALERCFGESSIKAVDGVGPGTRVRDLTPGQLLGVARWLTSGGSR; this comes from the coding sequence ATGAGGTACCCTAGTGACCTGGGGCAGAGGTTCCTGGTTAACGAGGAGGGGGTAGAGCTCTTCCTCAGAGGTCTGAGGGGGGCCGAGGGCGCTGACGTGCTCGAGATAGGGCCCGGCGAGGGGCAACTGACGATGCCGGTCTCCAGGATCGCCAGGAGGCTGATAGGCGTCGAGCTCGACAGTGCGCTGGCGGAAAAGCTCTCAGCCAAGGTACCCGCTAACGTGACTGTTATAGTTGGCGACGGGAAGGCCTACGCCGAGGTTACAAGGACCCCCGTAGTGGTCTCAAACACGCCCTTCTACCTCAGTAGTACCATTGTAGCCAGGGCAGCCAGGAACAACAACGTAAAGCTCATGGTTCTCGGCCTTCAGCTTGAGGTCGCTAAAAGAGCTATTGCAAGACCTGGGAGTGAGCTCTACGGAAGGCTGTCGGTGATCTCCCAGGTCTACTTCAGGTCAAGCCTCCTTGGTGTCATGCCGTCCTCCTGGTTCAGGCCGACTCCCAAGGTTGACGCCGCCGTGCTGAGGATGGAGAGGATTATGGCTTGGGACAGCGTGGGGGAGGCCCTTGAGGCTGTGACCAGGTGTCTCTTCTCCTACAGGAATAAGCTAGCCCGGAGGGCGCTGGAGAGGTGCTTCGGCGAGAGCTCAATCAAGGCCGTTGATGGCGTGGGCCCCGGCACGAGGGTGAGGGACCTCACGCCGGGGCAGCTGTTGGGTGTTGCCAGGTGGCTGACCTCAGGTGGCTCACGGTAG
- a CDS encoding DUF655 domain-containing protein: MASNRGPLRRAEQFDVAQVEQRAVVLDFMEAGYYLDPHRWHRERPVAQAIGVSRLTLLDGTPLQRVEALEEVTIAREVIENVEEPLDPTGRRTRRVSIPMACISLEGKRLCTPIEKTEQRLLDLLKAVSDESLELVSSPLDFSKALRSQGLPENVIAAPRTPIRYSDLTEIAKRNLREAVRYIIKSNEKVFVEFFNRAEPINIRLHSIELLRGVGKKTLMAILDARARKPFESFEEIRKFLKDDPVEVLTDKVMEELEGRSKYNLFAAPSSSDVPFLDYLSVLRGSQKRGP; encoded by the coding sequence ATGGCTTCGAATAGGGGGCCTCTGCGGAGGGCTGAGCAGTTCGACGTGGCCCAGGTTGAGCAGAGAGCCGTGGTGCTCGACTTTATGGAGGCTGGCTACTACCTTGACCCTCACAGGTGGCACAGAGAGAGGCCCGTGGCCCAGGCCATAGGGGTTAGCAGGCTCACCCTGCTTGATGGCACCCCCCTGCAACGCGTGGAGGCCCTGGAGGAGGTCACCATCGCAAGGGAGGTCATTGAGAACGTGGAGGAGCCCCTCGACCCCACCGGCAGGCGGACGAGGAGGGTCAGCATACCGATGGCCTGCATAAGCCTTGAGGGCAAGAGGCTGTGCACTCCAATAGAGAAGACTGAGCAGAGGCTCCTTGACCTCCTTAAGGCTGTGAGCGATGAGAGCCTTGAGCTCGTGAGCTCGCCCTTAGACTTCTCCAAGGCATTGAGATCTCAAGGTCTACCGGAGAACGTCATAGCCGCCCCCAGGACGCCCATAAGGTACAGCGACCTCACGGAGATAGCTAAGAGGAACCTCAGGGAGGCGGTAAGGTACATAATAAAGTCAAATGAGAAGGTGTTCGTGGAGTTCTTCAACAGGGCGGAGCCCATTAACATAAGGCTGCACTCAATAGAGCTCCTCAGGGGCGTTGGAAAGAAGACCCTGATGGCCATACTCGACGCCAGGGCCAGGAAGCCCTTTGAGTCCTTCGAGGAGATACGCAAGTTCCTAAAGGATGACCCCGTGGAGGTCCTGACTGATAAGGTCATGGAGGAGCTCGAGGGAAGGTCAAAGTATAACCTCTTCGCTGCCCCAAGCTCGAGTGACGTGCCGTTCCTGGACTACCTCTCCGTACTTCGTGGCTCCCAGAAAAGAGGGCCATAA